The following proteins are co-located in the Engraulis encrasicolus isolate BLACKSEA-1 chromosome 2, IST_EnEncr_1.0, whole genome shotgun sequence genome:
- the LOC134443479 gene encoding uncharacterized protein LOC134443479: MPSSGRHAEQFFFTLPPYTLSSPYSVTPRPSSKATPSPCYSQPSLSQPPTATRTINRETLPLQPPPVTSSPHIYSICHPQLGHPTSCPSFATFSPQPSFSQPSPAKPPWNNPYSTHDINHPPQAPASPLPATPTPDNHLTAQLRSSHPFTPHLCNPNRQLPVSQPATSPPRHPRQPPTTSPSQPAPSPPHSTHATQYSLCLT, translated from the exons ATGCCAAGCTCAGGGAGACATGCTGAGCAGTTCTTCTTCACTCTACCCCCATACACCCTCAGCTCTCCCTACTCAGTCACCCCTCGACCCTCATCCAAAGCCACGCCATCCCCCTGCTACT cccagcccagcctctcCCAGCCACCAACAGCTACCCGTACGATCAACCGCGAAACGCTACCCCTTCAGCCACCCCCTGTCACCTCTTCAccccacatatacagtatatgccacCCACAACTCGGTCACCCCACGTCCTGCCCCAGTTTCGCCACATTCTCTCCCCAGCCCAGCTTCTCCCAGCCATCACCAGCCAAGCCACCATGGAACAACCCTTATTCCACCCATGACATCAACCACCCACCACAAGCCCCAGCTTCTCCTCTCCCAGCCACCCCTACACCAGACAACCACCTCACAGCCCAGCTACGCTCCAGCCACCCCTTCACCCCTCACCTCTGCAACCCCAATCGGCAGctaccagtcagccagccagccacctccCCTCCACGCCACCCCAGACAACCACCCACGACTTctcccagccagccagcgccatcaCCTCCTCACTCCACCCACGCCACCCAGTACTCGCTCTGCCTGACATGA